A portion of the Natronococcus sp. AD-5 genome contains these proteins:
- a CDS encoding DEAD/DEAH box helicase: MTSTDTGIDGPVELRYEDGTVRLDGLESALASTIRERAPELEADPRTDGRRVPAFRYAACRAALSRHGAAFEDRVLDADSLRDLRSAYELREYQREALSAWLETDRRSSLDRDATPPLERAPAGVLELPTGSGKTVIALKAIERLAVPTLVVVPTIDLLEQWQRELEREFGREIGRFGGGEQRLEPITVSTYDSAYLKADSVGDRFGLVVFDEVHHLGGEGYREIARLLAAPARMGLTATFERPDGAHEVVEEIVGPLCYRVAPDELAGDHLAPYDVKRLEVSLAPDEREEYDRNQEVFADYLAKSNIQFDSGSDYQELVKRSGSDPEAREALLARQRAREIVYGSRAKVDALEGILDDHRDERIIVFTAYNDLAYDVSERFLVPTITHQTGAAERREILERFREGTYTRIGTSNVLDEGVDVPDANVAVVLSGSGSEREFTQRLGRILRPKDDGGRALLYEIVAADTSEERTANRRRD; encoded by the coding sequence GTGACGTCGACAGATACGGGGATCGACGGTCCGGTCGAACTCCGGTACGAGGACGGAACCGTCCGCCTCGACGGGCTCGAGTCCGCGCTCGCGTCGACGATCCGAGAGCGGGCGCCCGAACTCGAGGCCGATCCGCGAACGGACGGCCGGCGAGTACCCGCGTTTCGCTACGCGGCCTGCCGTGCGGCGCTCTCTCGGCACGGCGCCGCCTTCGAGGACCGCGTGCTCGACGCGGATTCACTCCGCGATCTTCGATCCGCCTACGAACTCCGCGAGTATCAGCGCGAGGCGCTGTCGGCGTGGCTCGAGACCGATCGCCGGAGCAGCCTCGACCGCGACGCGACGCCGCCGCTCGAGCGCGCTCCCGCGGGCGTCCTCGAACTCCCCACGGGTAGCGGAAAGACGGTCATCGCGCTGAAGGCGATCGAACGCCTCGCCGTCCCGACGCTCGTGGTCGTCCCGACGATCGACCTGCTCGAGCAGTGGCAGCGGGAACTCGAGCGCGAGTTCGGACGAGAGATCGGCCGCTTCGGCGGCGGCGAGCAGCGACTCGAGCCGATCACGGTGTCGACCTACGACTCGGCCTACCTGAAGGCCGACTCCGTCGGCGATCGGTTCGGCCTGGTCGTCTTCGACGAGGTCCACCACCTCGGCGGGGAGGGCTACCGCGAGATCGCCCGCCTGCTCGCCGCCCCCGCCCGGATGGGACTCACCGCGACGTTCGAGCGACCGGACGGTGCCCACGAGGTCGTCGAGGAGATCGTCGGCCCGCTTTGCTACCGCGTCGCACCCGACGAACTGGCGGGCGACCACCTGGCCCCCTACGACGTGAAGCGCCTCGAGGTGTCGCTCGCGCCCGACGAACGCGAGGAGTACGACCGAAATCAGGAGGTATTCGCGGACTACCTCGCGAAGTCGAACATTCAGTTCGACAGCGGTTCGGACTACCAGGAACTCGTCAAGCGCTCGGGTTCGGATCCCGAGGCCCGCGAGGCGCTGCTCGCGCGCCAGCGCGCCCGCGAGATCGTCTACGGCAGCCGGGCCAAGGTCGACGCGCTCGAGGGAATCCTCGACGACCACCGCGACGAGCGGATCATCGTCTTCACGGCGTACAACGACCTCGCGTACGACGTCAGCGAGCGGTTTCTCGTGCCGACGATCACCCACCAGACGGGAGCCGCGGAGCGACGGGAGATCCTGGAGCGCTTCCGTGAGGGGACGTACACTCGAATCGGAACGTCGAACGTCCTCGACGAGGGGGTCGACGTCCCCGACGCGAACGTCGCGGTCGTCCTCTCGGGCAGCGGCAGCGAGCGGGAGTTCACCCAGCGACTCGGACGCATCCTGCGGCCAA